The Patescibacteria group bacterium genome window below encodes:
- a CDS encoding glycosyltransferase family 4 protein — MKVCLYLEFKRFLKGYFYKNAGTGFLSSFKNYLKALSLTEVEVTENLKDKYDVLHVNVPFLRSLWAVWRARRRGIKIVMSAHATAEDFRGVWRASNLLMPLARRYYRFAYNQADVVITPTIYTKSLLQKYPLKRRIEVTSCGVDFIKFFVGGEGRNYQKSEKEIVVFNVANAIPRKGIESFIGLARNFPDNKFFWYGKIFKSFLYKRLPKNLPSNLEFKGFVSDIIAAYRDGDIFVFPSHEENQGMVILEAAAAGLPILVRDLPAYREWLVHNKNCLVAKNEEEFRKYLNELISNSGLRERLGAAAKKLAESEDLKIIGKRLQEVYQSLI; from the coding sequence ATGAAGGTTTGTTTGTATCTTGAATTTAAGCGATTTTTAAAAGGTTATTTTTATAAAAACGCGGGAACAGGATTTTTATCATCCTTTAAAAATTATTTAAAAGCGCTGAGTTTGACCGAAGTGGAAGTCACGGAAAATTTAAAAGATAAATACGACGTTTTGCACGTTAACGTTCCATTTCTAAGATCTCTTTGGGCAGTTTGGCGAGCGAGGCGAAGAGGAATAAAAATTGTGATGTCGGCCCACGCTACGGCGGAAGATTTTAGGGGTGTCTGGCGGGCCAGTAATTTATTAATGCCACTCGCGCGCCGTTATTACAGGTTTGCTTACAACCAGGCGGATGTGGTGATTACTCCGACAATTTACACAAAAAGTTTGCTTCAAAAATATCCTTTGAAAAGAAGAATTGAGGTTACCTCTTGCGGCGTTGATTTTATAAAATTTTTTGTCGGAGGAGAGGGGAGAAATTATCAAAAATCGGAAAAGGAAATAGTTGTTTTTAATGTTGCGAATGCGATCCCAAGAAAAGGCATAGAGAGTTTTATTGGTCTGGCCCGGAATTTTCCCGATAATAAATTTTTTTGGTACGGAAAAATTTTTAAATCTTTTTTATATAAAAGGTTGCCAAAAAATTTACCGTCTAACCTAGAATTTAAGGGATTTGTGTCAGACATCATCGCGGCTTACCGAGACGGAGATATTTTTGTTTTTCCGTCACACGAAGAAAACCAAGGGATGGTTATTTTGGAAGCCGCGGCTGCCGGGTTGCCGATTTTAGTGAGAGATCTTCCGGCTTACCGAGAGTGGCTTGTTCATAATAAAAATTGTTTAGTGGCTAAAAACGAAGAAGAATTTCGAAAGTATTTAAATGAATTGATTTCCAACTCCGGACTTAGGGAGCGGTTGGGTGCGGCGGCAAAAAAATTAGCCGAATCGGAAGATTTAAAAATTATTGGAAAACGTTTGCAAGAAGTTTACCAAAGCTTAATATGA
- a CDS encoding glycosyltransferase has protein sequence MKISIIIPAYNEEKLLPRCLKSIFSAHHSEEHEVIVVNNASTDRTEEIARSFAGVKVVAELNKGITRARQAGFLAASGDILVFFDADTIIPPDWFCVAVTKFKSNPKLMGVSGPYHFEAISWWARGLEWFYNYVVMPTGEFVWKFILRQGGIMLLGGNFAVRREALTAVNGFNTEIDFYGEDTNLTRRMAKIGKIDYTNKLFVYSSPRRFEGEGGLKLAFKYVINFLGEWIFKKPINKSYEDFR, from the coding sequence ATGAAAATATCGATAATTATTCCAGCCTACAACGAAGAAAAATTATTGCCGCGATGCTTAAAATCAATTTTTTCAGCTCATCATTCGGAAGAGCACGAAGTGATTGTCGTAAACAACGCTTCAACCGACCGGACAGAAGAAATTGCCAGAAGTTTCGCTGGCGTTAAGGTTGTCGCAGAATTAAATAAAGGAATCACAAGAGCTCGGCAGGCGGGATTTCTTGCTGCGAGCGGTGATATTTTGGTTTTCTTTGACGCGGACACAATTATTCCTCCAGATTGGTTTTGTGTTGCTGTGACAAAATTTAAATCTAATCCCAAACTAATGGGCGTTTCCGGTCCGTATCATTTTGAAGCAATATCTTGGTGGGCGAGGGGATTGGAATGGTTTTATAATTATGTTGTTATGCCGACCGGAGAATTTGTTTGGAAATTTATTCTGCGCCAGGGAGGGATAATGCTTCTGGGAGGAAATTTTGCCGTGAGGCGTGAAGCGCTTACGGCCGTGAACGGTTTTAACACAGAAATAGATTTTTACGGTGAAGATACAAATCTTACCCGACGAATGGCGAAAATTGGAAAAATTGATTACACGAATAAATTATTTGTTTATTCTTCTCCACGCCGCTTTGAGGGAGAGGGCGGGTTAAAGCTCGCGTTTAAATACGTTATAAATTTTTTAGGGGAATGGATTTTTAAAAAGCCGATAAATAAATCTTACGAAGATTTTAGATAA